GAGAACTCACCCGACCTACCCCTGAAGCAGCAGTACTACATGCCGGTCGAGCAGCAAGAGGAAATGATCGGATCACTTGCCTCGCCCACCGACCTCAACGGCAACGGCGGTTACATTGTTCTGCGCACGTCCATGGCGCCCGAACAAATGGAGAACCTACTGCGCTCCACGGTGCACTCTATCGACCCGCAGCTTCCCCTCACCCAGGTCCAGAGTATTGAGCACGCCATCTCGGACTCTGAAGCTCCCCGCCGCTTCAACACTGCGTTGATCTCATCCTTCGCCGCTATCGCCGTCCTGCTGGCCGTGCTCGGCATATACAGTGTCATCGCGTTCTCGGTCGCCCTGCGAGTTCAGGAGATGGCCATTCGCATGGCGCTTGGCTCACAACGCGCGGGCATCGTCCGCCTAGTTGTCACCTCGGGAGCCAGACTTGCACTCTTAGGTTGCGCGATTGGCCTAGCAGGAGCCCTCGCCGCCTCCCGTTTGCTGCGCTCCTTCCTCTTCGGGGTCAGTGCCTTTGATCCTCTCGTACTGACCCTCGCGACACTTTCGCTTCTGCTGCTCGCACTGGGTGCTTCCCTGCTGCCGGCCCGTCGCGCAGCATCCGTTGATCTAACCCAGGCGCTCCGGTCCGAGTAGTCAACGGGCGTTGCCTTGCCTCGACTATCGGGATGGAAATTCAAGCGAAAAGGGAGTGACAAAAAAATACGGCACATCTAGCGTGGTCAGGTAGGCGGAAACGCGATATATGGAGCGGCGCACTCAAGCAAAATATCGAGCGGCGAGACGAATCAGCTACTGCTTCGCAACACCGGCAGGGCCCGATCCAGCCGGAGCGGGCATATACACGATCACCTCACCCGGTCGCGTGTAATGCAGCTCTTCGCGCGCTTGATGTTCAATCGCGTTCGGATCACTCTGCAGCCTGCCGACGTGCCCCTTCAACAGGTCATTCTCCCGTTGTAGAGTACGCAGCTGGCCGTCCAGGCTCTGCGCATCATTGCGTTTCTGCTGATAAACCGTCAGCCCATTCTGCCCAAAGATAACGTGGTAACCCATCGCCACCGCGAGCACTGCAGCCGCGCCCGTAGCGACCTTCCTCCAACCGACACGGCCCCGCTCATACAAACGGACGATTGCACTCGACCGCTTCGCACTCGTGCCTGTTGTCTTTAAACGAGCCATCTCAAATTCCAGTACAAACTTCACCCCCTTCACCGTCAAGTGGAAAACCCG
This Tunturibacter gelidoferens DNA region includes the following protein-coding sequences:
- a CDS encoding FtsB family cell division protein; translated protein: MARLKTTGTSAKRSSAIVRLYERGRVGWRKVATGAAAVLAVAMGYHVIFGQNGLTVYQQKRNDAQSLDGQLRTLQRENDLLKGHVGRLQSDPNAIEHQAREELHYTRPGEVIVYMPAPAGSGPAGVAKQ